Within the Kiloniellales bacterium genome, the region CGTGCGGCCAGCGGGTTCATCGACTCGGGCTCGTCCAGCTCCGCGACCGCGCGTACGGCGGAATCGAAAAGGTCGATCTGCGCCGGGAAGGCGTCACGGAAGAACCCGGACACCCGGAGCGTAACGTCGACCCGGGGCCGGTCGAGCACCGAGAGCGGCAGGATCTCGAAGCCGGTCACCCGGCGCGAGGTCACTTCCCAGGTGGGACGTACGCCCATCAGTGCGAGACCCTGGGCGAGGTCGTCGCCGCCGGTACGCATGTTCGCCGTTCCCCAGGCCGAGAGCGCCAGGCGTTTCGGCCAGTCGCCCTGCTCCTGGCGGTAGCGCTCCAACAGCAGGCAGGCGGACTTCCAGCCGAGCGTCCAGGCCGCCGGCGTCGGTACCACGCGGGTGTCGACCGAGTAGAAGTTGCGCCCGGTCGGCAAGACCTCGGGGCGGCCCCTGGTCGGCGCGCCGGAGGGGCCGGGGAAGACCACACGCCCCTCCAGACCGGTCAGCAGGCCGCACATCTCGGCCGTGCCGCTGCGGCAGACGGCGGGACGCAGCTCGGTCTCGATGGCACCCAACACCGACAGGGTCCGTTCCCAAGCCGGGTCGGCGTGACGGCGATCGGCGACCAGATCCGCGGCCAGGATCTCCAGCCGTTCGACCGTGTCGCCCTGGGTACGCCACGGCGCCTCCCCCATCAGCGCGCCGGGTCTTGGACCCTTCCAAGCATCGCCCATCGCGCAATCCAGAGGGTCGAAGCCCCCGAAGCCCAGATCTCGGGCCAGGGCGCGCAGCAGCGAGGCGCCGCCACCCTCGCCCGAGCCGCGCGGCAGGCGGGTGAGCGCCACCAGCAGGTCGGTCAGCTGCTCGCCCTCGGGCGCGGAACCGAAGACGTGCAGGCCGTCGCGAATCTGCATCTCCTTCAGCTCGCAGAGATAGTTGTCGAGCTTGGCGAGCGCCTCTTCGCTGCTCTCCTGCGGCGCGATGCCGCAGTCCTTGTCGAGACCGCTGGAACGGGTGAGGTCGAGGATCTCCTTGGCCAGCACCTTTAGGCGGCGCGGATCGACGCCGGAAGCCTCGTAGTATTCGTCGACCAGGCGCTCCAGCTCGGCCAGCGGCCCGTAGCTCTCGGCGCGGGTCAGGGGTGGGGTCAGGTGATCGACGATCACCGCCTGGGCCCGGCGCTTGGCCTGGGTGCCCTCGCCAGGGTCGTTGACGATGAAAGGATAGAGGTGCGGCAGGGCGCCGAAGGCGGCTTCCGGGAAGCAGCCCGACGAGAGTGCCAGGGCCTTGCCCGGGAGCCATTCCAGATTGCCGTGCTTGCCCATGTGAACGACCGCCTGGACCCGCACCTGATGGCGCAGCCAGGCGTAGAACGCGAAGTAACCGTGCGGCGGCACCAGGTCGGGATCGTGATAGCTCGCCTGGGGATCGATGTTGTAGCCGCGCGCCGGCTGCAGTCCGACCACGACCGCGCCGCAGCGGAAGGCCGGCAGCGCGAAGGCGCCGCAATCGCTCCGGCCCGGCAGGAAGAACGGGTCGGCGTCCGGCGCGCCCCATCGCTCGTTTACCGCCACCTGCACGGAATCGGGAAGCGAAGCGAAGAAGATCTGATAGTCGGCGAGCGAAAGGCTCTCGCGCACGACACGCGCCGCGACACCGGCGTTGGTCGGACCTTCGCGCAGTCGCTCGACCAGGGCATTGCCGTCCGCGGGAATCTCTTCCACCCGGTAGCCGTCTTCCTTCAGCGCGCGCAGCACCTGGACGGTTGCGGCGGGCGTATCGAGCCCCACGCCGTTGCCCATGCGACCGTCCCGGTTCGGATAGTTGGCCAGCACCAGGGCGATCCGCCGTTCCTCCTGCGGCGTGCGCGCCAGGTCGAGCCAACGGGCGGCCAGCTCAACGACGAAGGCGATGCGGTCCGGCACCGGCTCGTAGACCACGACCGAGGACTGGGTCGCGGCGTCGTAGCGCGCCTCCCCCTTGAAAGAGACCGCACGGGTCAGGACGCGTCCGTCGACTTCGGGCAGCGCGACGTTCATGGCGATGTCGCGGGCCGATAGGCCCTGGGTGCCCTCGGCCCAGGAGTCCCGGCCACCGCCGGAGAAGACGACCTGCAGCACCGGCCCAGGGACCGCGTCGAAGGGCGTCGGGCTGCGGGCTGCGCCCGGCGAGGATACGGCGAAGCCCGTCCCGTTGAGCACCAGACCGGCCTTGGCCTCCCCGAGCAAGCTCGCCACCGTCTCGGCCGAAACCGGCTCCTTGAGGCTGGCGCAGTAGACCGGCAGCGGGTTGACGCCTTCCTGCCGCAGCGCGTCGATCAGGGCGTCGACCGGCGCCAGGTTGCCCGCCTGGAGCAGCGCCCGGTAGAAAACGATCGCGGCGACCGGCGCGCCCTCGGCCCAGTGTGCGCGCAGGTCTTCCAAGCTCGGTTGATCTTGCCCCGGCCAGTAGAGACCAGCGCGCAGCAAGGGCCGCGGCTCGATCCAGGACCCCTCTGCGCCGCCGAGGCTGGCCGCATAGGCCAGGAAGTTGCGGGCGTTCTCCGGCCCGCCGTGCACGCAGTACTGCCAGAGCCGGTGGCAGCCCTCGGGCGGCAGGTTGGAGAGACGGGATAGCTCCGCGTCGGGCTGGTCGTCGCCGGGCAGGAGGGCGAGCTTGATGCCTCTCTCCTCGGCGAGGTCCGTCAGCTGCTCGATCCCGTAGGGCCAATAGGAGACGCCGCCCAGGAGGCGCACGACGATCAGCTTCGCCTTCGCCAGCACGCCATCGAGATAGAGATCGACCGAGAGGTTGTGGGAAAGCTGCATCAGGTTGGCGAGGCGCAGGCTGGGGAACCCTTCGCCGAAGCCTGCGCGGGCGTTCGCCAGGGCGGCGAGATCGGTGTCGGCGGCCGACAGGACAACGATGTCCCCCGGGGTCTGCCCCAGGTCCACGGCCTCGGAGCCGTCGGCGATCGCGCCGGGTTTGGCCTGCAGGAGGTGCATGGCTGCGCCTTAGCTCGCGGCCAGTCCCGCGCGGATCGCGGCTTCGTCCATGCCGGCCTCGCCGATCACGACCAGTCGGGTCGAGCGGCGCTCCGCAGGGCGCCAGTCTCGGTCGAAGTAGTGCTGGAAGCGCCCGCCGACGCCCTGAATCACGAGGCGCATGGGCTTTCCGGCGACCGCCGCGAAGCCCTTGATGCGCAGAATGCCGTGCTCGGCGGCGACCCGCCGCAGGCCCTGCAGCAGGGGCGCGGGGTCGGCGACCTCGCCCAGGTCCACCGCGAAGCTCGCGAAGTCGTCGTGGTCGTGATCGTCGGCGCTGTCGTGGTGCGAGGGCCGCTGGTCGAGGTCATCCTCGGCCGCCGCGTCCAGTCCGAGCAGAACCGCCGCGTCGATCGCGCCGTGGGCCGCCTGGACCACCTTGACCTCGCGCCGGAGCTGTCCGCCGATCTCGTCCCGCAATGCCATCAACTCGTCGGCGGACAGGAGATCCGACTTGTTCAGCACCACCAGGTCGGCGGCGGAGAGTTGATCCTCGAACAGCTCTTCCAGGGGACTGTCGTGGTCCAGCGCCTCGTCGGCCCGGCGCTGGGCGTCGACCGCATCGGGATCGCCGGCGAAGAGGCCGTCGCGCACCGCGGGCCCGTCGATCAGCGTGATGACGCCGTCGACCGTGACCCGGGTGCGGATTTCCGGCCAGTTGAAGGCCTTGACCAGGGGCTTCGGCAGCGCCAGGCCCGAGGTCTCGATGACAATGTGGTCGGGTGGCTCGGGCCGGTCGAGCAGCGCCTCCATGGTCGGGACGAAGTCGTCGGCCACGGTGCAGCAGAGGCAGCCGTTGGCCAGCTCCATGACGCTGTCCTCCTCGCAGCCCTCGACGCCGCAGCCCTTGAGGATCTCACCGTCGATCCCGAGGTCGCCGAACTCGTTGATGATCAGGGCGATCCGCGTGCCGTTCGCGGTCGCCAGCAGGTGGCGGATGGTCGAGGTCTTGCCGGCGCCGAGGAAGCCGGTGATGACCGTCGCCGGGATCTTGGTCTCTCGTTTCATGGTGGTATTCCCATCAAGCCTGCTTGAGGACGAGCGTCTGGCCGGCGATCAGGAAGCGGACCGACTGGGCCGCACCGGCCACGGCCTGGTGAAGACGGCCGGCATGGTCGACGAAGGCGCGCGCCAAGGCGTTGACCGGCACGACGCCCTGGCCGACCTCGTTGGACACGAAGACCACGGGCCCGGCGAGATCGGGCAGGGCGGCCAGGAGACGCTCGGTCTCCTGCTCGATCGGCCGTTCCGCGCCCATCAAGTTGCTGAGCCAGAGCGTCAGGCAGTCGACCAGGACGGCCGCCTCGGGCCGCGCGGCGCGGCTGAGCGCGCCGGCCAGGTCCAGCGGCTCTTCGATCGTCTGCCAGCGCGAGCCCCGCCGCGCGCGGTGCCGGCGGATCCGCTCGGTCATCTCGGCGTCGCCGGCCTCGGCGGTGGCCAGGTAGATGCAGGGACCCGCCTGCGCCTCGACCAGGGATTCGGCGTGGCGGCTCTTGCCCGAACGCGCCCCGCCCAGAACGAGCGTGACCGGAGGCAGCGCGACGGCCGCGGCTGATCGATCGGTCGGCATGGGCGACTCCCTTCCACCCCCAAACCCATGCCATTTGCGAAGCGGGCGCGTGCCGCCGTGCGGCCGCCCCATTTCCCGCCGGTTCGCCCCGCCCGGCGGTTTCGCAAAGGCGCGCGCGACGGCAGGTCTCCTGACTCGCGGGTTACGGCCTTGCGCCCTGCCTTCCCGGTTGCCCAGTGGCATGACCGACGCCGGCCACCCGCCCACAGTTGCGGGGGCAGTCGAGGCCTTGGCCGCCTATCAAGGGCCGCCGCACCCCGTTCCCTCTTCATTTCCGACGGGGCCCTTCGGGATCCCGCGGAAAACCGTCGCGGGACCGACACTAAGCCAGTTCAAAGGAAGATGACAAACAAAACAAGCGCGGCCCCCGAACGCGCGGCATCAGCGCGCCAGAGCGATTTTTCCTCGGGGCTCGCGGGCCTGCCAGCCGTGGCGTTCCAACTCGGGATCCAGATGCTCTTCCTCCGGATGGCCGATGCAGAGGTAGGCGACGAGAGCCCAAGTTTCCGGCACTTCGAGCACCGCGGCGACGTCCGCAGGATCGAGGATGGAAACCCAGCCGACACCGATTCCCTCGGCCCGGGCGGCGAGCCAGAGGGTATGGACCGCGAGCACCGCCGAATAGCGCAGCGTTTCGGGCATGGTCGCGCGCCCCAGGCCGCAGCCGGCGGCCGGATCCTCGTCCGCGAACACCGCCAAGTGCACCGGCGCCTCCTTGAGGCCGGCCAGCTTGAGCTGCGCATAGAGCGCCGCCCGTTCACCGCTGTAGCTGCCGAGCGCCGCGTGGTTGCAGCGCTCGAAGTTCTCGATCACCGCCGCCCTGCGCGCCGGGTCGTCGACCGTGACGAAGCGCCAGGGCTGGGCGTTGCCGACCGAGGGCGCCAGGCTGGCGAGATCGAGCAGCCGCGCGAAGGTCGCCGGGTCCACCGGATCCCGCCGGAAGCGCCGCACGTCGCGCCGCCAGGCGAGAAGCGCCGCCAGGCTGTCGCAGAAGGACCGGTCGAACTGGGGCATGGCGAAAGGCGAAACGAACCGCGCTCTGATCTGCTCGAGGCGGCAAGCGTCGAACGCGGCGCGGGCAGCGTCAAGGATTTCCTCGCCCGGAGATGCGACTCGGGATTGCGGGACTTGGGTCCAAGGCGCTAAGCTAGATGTTCGTGCTTCTCGGAACGAAAAAAGGACCACGCCGTTAGGGCGGCGTGGTCCGAGTTTCGGGAGGAAACGCCATAGGCGTCGTTGGCGAGCGGTTGGGGGACAATCGTCAGGCTGTACGACTCACCCGATCCCGCCAACGGCGTTCAGGTTCTCATCTCGCATCGCAGCATTACAAGCTTTTTTTGCGCCCTTCCGCTAGGCAGCAGTGCTCCCTCACGGCCGTTAACGGCATGGCGCGGCCACGCCTGATAGCGACGTAACACTCTAATTTT harbors:
- the cobN gene encoding cobaltochelatase subunit CobN, which codes for MHLLQAKPGAIADGSEAVDLGQTPGDIVVLSAADTDLAALANARAGFGEGFPSLRLANLMQLSHNLSVDLYLDGVLAKAKLIVVRLLGGVSYWPYGIEQLTDLAEERGIKLALLPGDDQPDAELSRLSNLPPEGCHRLWQYCVHGGPENARNFLAYAASLGGAEGSWIEPRPLLRAGLYWPGQDQPSLEDLRAHWAEGAPVAAIVFYRALLQAGNLAPVDALIDALRQEGVNPLPVYCASLKEPVSAETVASLLGEAKAGLVLNGTGFAVSSPGAARSPTPFDAVPGPVLQVVFSGGGRDSWAEGTQGLSARDIAMNVALPEVDGRVLTRAVSFKGEARYDAATQSSVVVYEPVPDRIAFVVELAARWLDLARTPQEERRIALVLANYPNRDGRMGNGVGLDTPAATVQVLRALKEDGYRVEEIPADGNALVERLREGPTNAGVAARVVRESLSLADYQIFFASLPDSVQVAVNERWGAPDADPFFLPGRSDCGAFALPAFRCGAVVVGLQPARGYNIDPQASYHDPDLVPPHGYFAFYAWLRHQVRVQAVVHMGKHGNLEWLPGKALALSSGCFPEAAFGALPHLYPFIVNDPGEGTQAKRRAQAVIVDHLTPPLTRAESYGPLAELERLVDEYYEASGVDPRRLKVLAKEILDLTRSSGLDKDCGIAPQESSEEALAKLDNYLCELKEMQIRDGLHVFGSAPEGEQLTDLLVALTRLPRGSGEGGGASLLRALARDLGFGGFDPLDCAMGDAWKGPRPGALMGEAPWRTQGDTVERLEILAADLVADRRHADPAWERTLSVLGAIETELRPAVCRSGTAEMCGLLTGLEGRVVFPGPSGAPTRGRPEVLPTGRNFYSVDTRVVPTPAAWTLGWKSACLLLERYRQEQGDWPKRLALSAWGTANMRTGGDDLAQGLALMGVRPTWEVTSRRVTGFEILPLSVLDRPRVDVTLRVSGFFRDAFPAQIDLFDSAVRAVAELDEPESMNPLAARVRADRATLEASGYDEKTAARRAAFRVFGSKPGAYGAGLQALIDERGWESEADLARAYLAWGGYAYGAGAAGAPEQGLFEARLSEVQAVLHNQDNREHDLLDSDDYYQFEGGLTAAVRHLSGHQPAVYHNDHSRPESPKIRTLEEEVARVVRARVVNPKWIQGVMRHGYKGAFEMAATVDYLFAFAATARAVADHHFDLVYEAYLEDEAVRDFLEENNPAALKEMAERLLEAQARGLWAPRSNSAHARLTGWAEKALEEAS
- the cobW gene encoding cobalamin biosynthesis protein CobW, with product MKRETKIPATVITGFLGAGKTSTIRHLLATANGTRIALIINEFGDLGIDGEILKGCGVEGCEEDSVMELANGCLCCTVADDFVPTMEALLDRPEPPDHIVIETSGLALPKPLVKAFNWPEIRTRVTVDGVITLIDGPAVRDGLFAGDPDAVDAQRRADEALDHDSPLEELFEDQLSAADLVVLNKSDLLSADELMALRDEIGGQLRREVKVVQAAHGAIDAAVLLGLDAAAEDDLDQRPSHHDSADDHDHDDFASFAVDLGEVADPAPLLQGLRRVAAEHGILRIKGFAAVAGKPMRLVIQGVGGRFQHYFDRDWRPAERRSTRLVVIGEAGMDEAAIRAGLAAS
- the cobU gene encoding bifunctional adenosylcobinamide kinase/adenosylcobinamide-phosphate guanylyltransferase; amino-acid sequence: MPTDRSAAAVALPPVTLVLGGARSGKSRHAESLVEAQAGPCIYLATAEAGDAEMTERIRRHRARRGSRWQTIEEPLDLAGALSRAARPEAAVLVDCLTLWLSNLMGAERPIEQETERLLAALPDLAGPVVFVSNEVGQGVVPVNALARAFVDHAGRLHQAVAGAAQSVRFLIAGQTLVLKQA
- the bluB gene encoding 5,6-dimethylbenzimidazole synthase, which gives rise to MPQFDRSFCDSLAALLAWRRDVRRFRRDPVDPATFARLLDLASLAPSVGNAQPWRFVTVDDPARRAAVIENFERCNHAALGSYSGERAALYAQLKLAGLKEAPVHLAVFADEDPAAGCGLGRATMPETLRYSAVLAVHTLWLAARAEGIGVGWVSILDPADVAAVLEVPETWALVAYLCIGHPEEEHLDPELERHGWQAREPRGKIALAR